The sequence GAAGGGGCCCGCGGGCTGCCGGCTACTCGTCCTCGTCCTCGTCGTCGAGCCGGGCCAGCCAGGTGGCCAGCCGCTCGACCGGCACCTCGAACTCGGGGTTGAGGTCGACGAACTCGCGCAGCCGGTCGGCCAGCCAGTCGAAGCTCACCTCCTCCTCGCCGCGCCGGTCTGCCAGCTCCTCGATACCGCGGTCGGTGAAGTACAAGATCTGCTCCGGAACAGGGGTGGGACGGGCGACGGACGGGCAGGAAAAACGCAGCAACCACCGGGGCGGCGAGCCGCCCGGGGCGGGCCGCGAGGCCGGCGGCCCGCGTGGCCCGCACACCGTCAAGGATAGGCAGTGTCCGGGAAGGCCCCCATGCAGGTCGGGCGGGAGATAACCTTCCTTGCACTACCCGGCAGTGGGGGGAATGAGCGCGTGCGGACGTCGGCGATCGGCCAGCAGGCCGCGGTATGCGGCGCGGCGCGTGCCCTCGTGCGGACCACGGGGAGCACGGCGACGACGCGGACCGCGGGGTTACGGCCCGCGGGGACCACGCGGACCACGGCCACGGTGCGGCCCGCGGCGGCGCGGCCCGCGGGGATGCGGCCGGTGGGGGTGTCGCGGCCCCTGGGGCCGATGGGAGCCGCCGCCCGCGCCGCCGCGTGCGCCGATGGCGGGGCAAGGGGCGCACGGTGACGTCCGGGGGCGCATCGGAGCAGCTTGGCCAGGCTGCCGAGATCCTGGTCCCGCTCGCCGAGGAGGCCACCGTACGCATTCACGGCGCGGAGGCCGGGAATCCTCTCCTGGGCAGTGGCTTCTTCGTCGCGCCCAACTGGGTGCTCACCTGTGCCCATGTCGCGAGGGCCGAAGGGGAGGTGACACTCGTGGGCGCGCCGCGCAAGGAAGTGCGCGTCGGCTACCGCGACCAGCTCCTCGCGGGCGTCGTCGAGTGGGCCCAGCCCTCCGGCCCGGCCTCCGGCATCCCCGGCCAGAACCAGGGCCAGGACGCCGGATACGGCGGCGCGGCGGCCGGCTTCGGCGCCGGCGGCCGCGGCCCGTCCGGCTGGCCGGCCCCCGACCTGGCGCTGATCCGGCTGGTCGACCCGCTCGACCACCCCTGCGTGTGGCTCACCGAGCGCACCGCCAAGGGCTACACCACCAACCCGGTCGCGTACTTCGGCTGGCTGCCGCTCGGCGGCATCCTCATGCCGTACAGCGGCCGGTGCGTGATCAGCGGCCAACTCGGCGCCGGTGGCGGTGGGTTGCTCCGGCTGAGCAACGACGACGAGATGCCGCAGGGCCTGTCCGGCGGGCCGGTGGTGGACCTGGTGCGCGGCGAGGTGATCGGCGTGCTGCAGGCCCGCCGGGCCGAGCGGGACGGCGGACTCGCCGTCAGCATCCAGCAGTTACGCCTCCTGCCGACCGCCGAGAACCCGGCCGACGACCTGTACCACCGGGTGATGACCGCCCACGACCTCTACCACGCCGACCACCACAAGTTCCTGCTCAACCGGGACTTCTACGGCTGGACCGAGGCGCACAGCGAGATCGGCGCCGCCGCCGGCCGCGCCCTGACCCCCGGCCGCCGCACCACCCTGCTCGGCCTGCTCGCCCAACTCCCGCCGCCCTCCGGCGCCCGCGCGCTCGGCGACCTCGTCACGGAGGTGCGCGGCGGCGCCGGCCAGGGCTTCGCGGTCGCCCCCCGCGCCTGGCGCGACGGCCTCGGCCTGCTCTACGACCTGCGGCGCGGCTCCGAACTGGAGGCGGTGCTGCGCTACGCGGTGCTCGCCGCCACCGCCGAACGCCCGCAGTCCGCCCAGGAGTCCGACGAGCGGGAGCTGTGGGAGTGGGCCCAGTCCACCGCGGCCGACCAGGGCCTGAGCATGCTCTTCCGCAACTCGCTGATAGGAGAGCGGATGTCGCGGCTGCGGGCGCGTGGCGCGGAGGTGCCGCCGCAGGCCGGCACCGAGCCGGCGCTGCGGGCGCGTGGAGAGGCCCAGTTGGAGATCATCCCGCGCGGCTGGGAGCCGGACCGCTTCGACTGGCGGGTCACGGTGTCCCCGGAGAGCGGCGAAGTCGACTGCGTGCACGAGGACTTCCACGGCACCGCGGTCGCCGACCTGCCCGCGCGGCTGGCCGCGCCGCTCGCCGAGGCGTTCCGCCGCTGCGACGAGCCCGGCTATGTCGCCGCGCTCCAACTGGCCGTGCCCGGCTCGCTGATGGCCTTCGCCGCCGACACCTGGCGGCTCGATCCGGACGGCACCACGCTCGGCGCGGTTCGCCCGGTCGTGGTGCGCCGCACCGACCCGCCGTCGGACACCGACCCGGCCGTCGCCGAGGAGCGGCTCAGCCGCTGGCAGACCCTGCACCGCCGGCTGCCCCGTACCGAAGTGCTCGACTGCCTCGACTCGCAGCAGCAGTCGCTTCCGGAGGACGCCGAACTGCGCTCCCGGCCAAGGGAGATGCTGCCCGTGCTGTGCCGCAGCGGCGCCACCGCCCCCGAGGCGCTGCACCGGCTGCTGCGCTGCGGCTACTCGGTGGCGCTGTGGCGGCGCGACGAGATCGAGTCCCAGCGGATCTGCTCGGACCTCCACCGCGGCCTGCCGCAAGCCGTCCACGCCGCCCGGACGGCCGCCGGCCTGCCCGCCCAACTCGCGGGCCTGCGCGCCGCCGTCGCCAAAGGTGTGCCGGAGATGTTCTGGTCGGGCGGGCTGGCGCTGCTCTACGACGATCCCACCCGACCCCTTCCAGGAACCGACGAGCTGCTGGAGACTCCATGACGAACACCGACGCCCGGGATCGACGGGGGTATCGCGATGAGTGACGGGACCGAGTCCGGCGCGGCCGGCGAATGGCTCATCTACCGCGGCACCGGCGAACCCCACACCGGCATGGACGGTCTGCCGGAGCCGCCGCCGTGGCGGGACTTCGACGGCGGCCCGCTGGTCGGCAGCGGCCCGGGCCCGGACAGCTCCTCGGCCCGGCGGCTGGGCGCGTACCGGCACATGGCCGAGATGCACCGGCCCAGCCCGGAGGAGCTGGAGATGGTCAACGCGGCGCTCTACCTGCGCCGCCCGCTGCTGGTCACCGGCAGCCCCGGGGCCGGCAAGAGCACCCTCGCGCACGCGGTCGCGTACGAACTGGGCCTGGGGCGGGTGCTGCACTGGCCGATCGTCAGCCGCAGCACCTTGCAGGACGGCCTGTACCGGTACGACGCGATCGCCCGGCTCCAGGACACCCAGATCGCCGCGAACTCCGGCACCGTGCCGCCCGGCGGCATCGGCAGCTACATCCGGCTCGGCCCGCTGGGCACCGCGCTGCTGCCCACCGCGCAGCCCCGGGTGCTGCTCGTCGACGAGCTCGACAAGAGCGACATCGACCTGCCGAACGACCTGCTGAACGTGATGGAGGAGGGCGAGTTCGGCATCCCGGAGCTGGAGCGGCTGGCCGAACGCGAGCCGCAGGTCGACGTGTTGACCGACGACGGCAGCCGCGTCACGCTGCGTGAGGGAAGGGTGCGTTGCCGGGCCTTCCCGTTCGTGATCCTGACCAGCAACGGGGAGCGGGACTTCCCGCCGCCGCTGCTGCGCCGCTGTATCCACCTGGAGCTGGGCCGGCCCGACCACGAACGGCTCTCGACCGTGGTGCGCGCCCACCTCGGCGACGAGGCCGCGACCG comes from Streptomyces sp. NBC_00448 and encodes:
- a CDS encoding DUF6104 family protein: MYFTDRGIEELADRRGEEEVSFDWLADRLREFVDLNPEFEVPVERLATWLARLDDEDEDE
- a CDS encoding VMAP-C domain-containing protein, which translates into the protein MTSGGASEQLGQAAEILVPLAEEATVRIHGAEAGNPLLGSGFFVAPNWVLTCAHVARAEGEVTLVGAPRKEVRVGYRDQLLAGVVEWAQPSGPASGIPGQNQGQDAGYGGAAAGFGAGGRGPSGWPAPDLALIRLVDPLDHPCVWLTERTAKGYTTNPVAYFGWLPLGGILMPYSGRCVISGQLGAGGGGLLRLSNDDEMPQGLSGGPVVDLVRGEVIGVLQARRAERDGGLAVSIQQLRLLPTAENPADDLYHRVMTAHDLYHADHHKFLLNRDFYGWTEAHSEIGAAAGRALTPGRRTTLLGLLAQLPPPSGARALGDLVTEVRGGAGQGFAVAPRAWRDGLGLLYDLRRGSELEAVLRYAVLAATAERPQSAQESDERELWEWAQSTAADQGLSMLFRNSLIGERMSRLRARGAEVPPQAGTEPALRARGEAQLEIIPRGWEPDRFDWRVTVSPESGEVDCVHEDFHGTAVADLPARLAAPLAEAFRRCDEPGYVAALQLAVPGSLMAFAADTWRLDPDGTTLGAVRPVVVRRTDPPSDTDPAVAEERLSRWQTLHRRLPRTEVLDCLDSQQQSLPEDAELRSRPREMLPVLCRSGATAPEALHRLLRCGYSVALWRRDEIESQRICSDLHRGLPQAVHAARTAAGLPAQLAGLRAAVAKGVPEMFWSGGLALLYDDPTRPLPGTDELLETP
- a CDS encoding AAA family ATPase, which translates into the protein MSDGTESGAAGEWLIYRGTGEPHTGMDGLPEPPPWRDFDGGPLVGSGPGPDSSSARRLGAYRHMAEMHRPSPEELEMVNAALYLRRPLLVTGSPGAGKSTLAHAVAYELGLGRVLHWPIVSRSTLQDGLYRYDAIARLQDTQIAANSGTVPPGGIGSYIRLGPLGTALLPTAQPRVLLVDELDKSDIDLPNDLLNVMEEGEFGIPELERLAEREPQVDVLTDDGSRVTLREGRVRCRAFPFVILTSNGERDFPPPLLRRCIHLELGRPDHERLSTVVRAHLGDEAATVGDDLVQRFLERSRSELLATDQLLNAIYLTHHAAPPSRARLADMLIQRLDRPR